One genomic region from Halalkalicoccus subterraneus encodes:
- a CDS encoding DNA topoisomerase VI subunit B, protein MTSLQSTLGDEQGIADELAANQREISIAEFFEKNKHMLGFDSGARGLVTAVKEAVDNALDATEEAGILPDIYVGIEEVGNYYRLVVEDNGPGITKEQIPKVFGKLLYGSRFHAREQSRGQQGIGISAAVLYSQLTSGKPAKITSRTQGSAEAQYFELIIDTDTNEPEISTEKTTSWDRPHGTRIELEMEANMRARGQLRDYIKHTAVVNPHARIELHEPNDSFKSERATDQLPAETEEIRPHPHGVELGTVIKMLGATDSHSLSGFLQEEFTRVGKKTAGKVLDNFRDRHFGREMAWKPPEDLTVVERAVREATANKAADAVEAFASGIAKRVSERDRLAHHELAGIVAEVADGIAAEHGTFGATVREKAVEAAWIAIIEDRDAECYRLVDGATSTRKDEATVEALAGRIATKFDDDRNRLPRSTLTEYVDRAADMTQERDDVAVGETARENIVEEFWSVMRTVLDDVPLAREVANDRNTARELVEAMRETDIIAPPTDCLAPITAELVEAGLKKEFDAEFYAAATRDAEVHGGDPFIVEAGIAYGGEIPAEGSIDVMRFANRVPLVYQRGACATTDVVKSIGWRNYGLDQPGDSGLPNGPAVVMVHVASTNVPFTSESKDAIANVPAIEDEIELAIREAARELKSYLNKQRSIAKRRKKQDVLATILPEMAEKVAEVTERESPNIDAALARIMNNVQVSRAVKDGSVRLLVENHSGTSEDIELTDIVSAEPSDLSEGTVIEMDGEWFVKWSPTVPAGETATLEYRVDEDVTFDLDVSGVETAKLTVER, encoded by the coding sequence ATGACGTCGCTCCAGTCGACGCTCGGCGACGAGCAGGGGATCGCCGACGAGCTCGCTGCCAACCAGCGGGAGATCTCCATCGCCGAGTTCTTCGAGAAGAACAAGCACATGCTCGGGTTCGACAGCGGGGCCCGAGGGCTGGTCACCGCCGTCAAGGAGGCCGTCGACAACGCGCTGGACGCCACCGAGGAGGCGGGCATCCTCCCCGATATCTACGTCGGCATCGAGGAGGTCGGCAACTATTATCGCCTCGTCGTCGAGGACAACGGGCCGGGGATCACCAAAGAGCAGATCCCCAAGGTCTTCGGGAAGCTGCTGTATGGCTCTCGGTTTCACGCCCGCGAGCAGTCCCGCGGCCAGCAGGGGATCGGCATTTCGGCGGCGGTGCTCTACAGCCAGCTCACCAGCGGGAAGCCCGCGAAGATCACCTCCCGAACCCAGGGCTCCGCGGAAGCACAGTACTTCGAGCTGATCATCGACACTGACACCAACGAACCCGAGATCAGCACCGAGAAGACTACCTCGTGGGATCGCCCACACGGCACGCGCATCGAACTGGAGATGGAGGCGAACATGCGCGCGCGCGGCCAGCTGCGGGACTACATCAAACACACCGCCGTCGTCAACCCCCACGCCCGGATCGAGCTCCACGAGCCGAACGATTCGTTCAAATCAGAGCGCGCGACCGACCAACTGCCCGCAGAAACCGAGGAGATCCGCCCCCATCCTCACGGCGTCGAGCTGGGGACGGTCATCAAGATGCTCGGAGCGACCGATTCGCACTCGCTGTCGGGCTTCCTCCAGGAGGAGTTCACCCGCGTCGGGAAGAAGACCGCCGGGAAGGTGCTCGACAACTTCCGGGACCGCCACTTCGGCCGCGAGATGGCCTGGAAGCCGCCCGAGGATTTGACAGTAGTCGAGCGCGCGGTACGCGAGGCGACCGCGAACAAGGCTGCCGACGCGGTCGAGGCGTTCGCGAGCGGCATCGCGAAACGAGTGAGCGAGCGCGACCGCCTCGCCCACCACGAACTCGCCGGGATCGTCGCCGAGGTCGCCGACGGGATCGCCGCCGAACACGGCACGTTCGGCGCGACCGTCCGCGAGAAGGCCGTCGAGGCGGCGTGGATCGCGATCATCGAGGACAGGGACGCCGAGTGCTATCGGTTGGTCGATGGCGCAACGAGTACCCGCAAGGACGAGGCGACGGTCGAAGCCCTCGCCGGGCGGATCGCCACGAAGTTCGACGACGACCGCAACCGCCTGCCCCGATCGACCCTTACGGAGTACGTCGATCGTGCCGCGGACATGACCCAGGAGCGTGACGACGTCGCGGTCGGCGAGACCGCCCGCGAGAACATCGTCGAGGAGTTCTGGTCGGTCATGCGAACGGTTCTGGACGACGTGCCGCTGGCTCGCGAGGTGGCGAACGACCGCAACACCGCCCGCGAGCTCGTCGAGGCGATGCGCGAGACCGACATCATCGCCCCGCCGACGGACTGCCTCGCGCCGATCACCGCCGAACTGGTCGAGGCAGGACTGAAAAAGGAGTTCGATGCCGAGTTCTACGCCGCCGCGACCCGGGACGCCGAGGTCCATGGCGGCGATCCGTTCATCGTCGAGGCGGGTATCGCCTACGGCGGCGAGATCCCCGCCGAAGGAAGCATCGACGTGATGCGATTCGCGAACCGCGTGCCCCTGGTCTATCAGCGCGGGGCGTGTGCGACCACCGACGTCGTGAAGTCGATCGGCTGGCGCAACTACGGGCTGGACCAGCCCGGCGACAGCGGGCTTCCGAACGGCCCCGCCGTGGTGATGGTCCACGTCGCCTCGACGAACGTCCCCTTCACCAGCGAGTCGAAGGACGCCATCGCGAACGTCCCCGCGATCGAGGACGAGATCGAACTCGCGATCCGCGAGGCGGCCCGCGAGCTCAAGTCCTACCTGAACAAACAGCGTTCGATCGCCAAACGCCGGAAGAAACAGGACGTACTCGCGACGATCCTGCCCGAGATGGCCGAGAAGGTCGCGGAAGTAACGGAGAGGGAGTCGCCGAACATCGACGCGGCGCTCGCCCGGATCATGAACAACGTGCAGGTCTCGCGCGCCGTCAAGGACGGTTCGGTGAGGCTACTCGTCGAGAACCACTCGGGGACGTCGGAGGACATCGAGCTTACGGATATCGTCTCGGCGGAGCCGAGCGACCTCTCGGAGGGAACGGTGATAGAGATGGACGGCGAGTGGTTCGTCAAGTGGTCGCCGACGGTTCCGGCCGGTGAGACGGCGACCTTGGAGTACCGCGTGGACGAGGACGTGACCTTCGACCTTGACGTGAGCGGGGTCGAGACGGCGAAACTAACAGTTGAGAGATGA